The Ananas comosus cultivar F153 linkage group 4, ASM154086v1, whole genome shotgun sequence region AAAGAAGTACTGTAGTTTTTCCGAAGAATTTTTAAGTAACTCTACTCAACAGTACTCGTAAGTTTCGGTTAGATCTATATCTGTTTACTGGTGCTATAAGTTGAATGGATGTTGAGATTTCTCTAACAATAAGCACATGATTACCTTCTCGTCGATGAACTTAGCCCAGAATCGCGCCATGGCCTTCTTGTAAGGATCTGCAGGCAAAATAGGATGCCCTTCGAAAGTCTCCTCAATGTATTCGAGAATAACTAGTGACTCCGCGATCGGCTTTCCGTCGTGGAGGAGCACGGGGATCTTCTTATGGATTGGATTGTACTGGAGGAGCAACTCGCTCTTGTTCGCAAGGTCCTCTTCGACCGACTCATAGTCGACTCCCTTCATTCGTAGCGCGAGCTCAACTCGAAAGCTAAAGGGGCTCCCCCTGGCGCGAAACACCTTAAGTTCCTGAACCATCTCACTCCTCTTTCTTAGCTTCTTTGAACTTTGATGATCTTTTTCTCTTGCAATGTATGTGGCTTTATACATAGGATCAAGCAATGCATCTAATACCATTCAATGCTAGCTAGCTAAGATATCTTATTTTGGTGTTTAGTTAATGTTTAAAGTCAAAGGGTCTACTTCATCATTTGgtgaattattattttgaattggtCCAAATAAGTGGGTGGCGCGCagtgcattattattatttttttttttcttttgtggtaatattacatatatttaaatagcaATGCTTGCTGCGGTAAATGGGGGGCCGTTTATGTGGTCAGATCTGTGCGTGCGTGTGTGAAGAAAGTCTACTATATCATACTTACATCGCATCATCaataatcaattatttttttttgaaaagaaaatataatgaaaatatttttctaataaccaTAATGAAATGGGTGATCCAAGAAAAATAATCTGATTGGTTGGAGACGCTACATCAGTAATATAACTAATGCATTCTATACTTTTTTGCTGGGTGTATGCGttataatttactattgaaCTAGTCAACTGCAGCTCCTTTCCATCTGCAGATGAACATGTATATAAACAGATATTTTATCACTGATGTTcacaaattacaaaattaaaaaaaaaaaaatcagcagtTCGGAGCCGTGAGATTGTAGAAAATTCATAAAGTTATTTGTAATTATAGTAATTTCAAAGTTTAGGCCTAAGAAAGAACGATGACAGAGAACAGGTAACTATTATTTGTTAGCTGttccatttttattttgttaaaaatctaataaaatcatcaaattgaATGCACTCATAAATAAAGTTGATAAAATTCTCAATTTATCtgctttaaattatataatttcaaaatccaaatttaagAAATTGTTGATAAGCAAAATGAAGTAAATGTAAACTTCTAGGcaaaatattcatatatacaaAAAGTTTTCTAGCTAGGGTCAAAATTTGACTTTATCAGCTTAAAGTAAGATCATGTTACATCATGGTTTGTTAGTTTAATCTGATGCTTAATAATCTAACCCTCTTACATCAATCATTgctcttaaaaaattatataaagacCAAAATTTTCTTCAACAATACTATTTATGAAGCTTCAGCTCAAATTACCTCAACTGTATAGTATATAGGAATACAAACTCTTATGaataaacttaataattttcaaaaaaaaaaggactaacCTGAGTTTATAAAGCTGCAACTATCTCATAAGAGATAACATGATCAAGAAGAGAAAGAACGAAAAATGGCTAAGGAAGTGAAGGGGTTTTTTGCTTATGGCACCCCCATAAGTCACCGATCGAGTCGAGCTCGCGCTATGGTTGAAGGGTGTTCCGTATGAGGCACTTGAAGAGGACCTCGCGAACAAGAGTGAGCTGCTTTTGAAGTATAATCCAGTTCACAAGAAGGTCCCCGTGCTCCTCCACGGAGAAAAACCGATAGCAGAGTCGCTAGTTATCATTGAGTATATTGATGAAACATTCGATGGGCATCGTATATTGCCCGCCAATCCTTACGAAAGGACTGTGGCTCGGTTCTGggctcagtttttttttttctttttttttttgagaaaaggtagcacgctacccgcttcattcattaggatGAAGAACTAGGCTACAAGAGTGGGGCAACCCGGgccccgaaaaaaaaaataaataaatatataaaaaactgTTAACGAATAGAACTTAGATTGGGAGCAGTGAATCCCACTCCAGCACCAACTCATTGAGAGTCCGAACAGCCATTCCCGGGTTTGGCAGGGTTTTCCTAATAATACAGTTGTTTCTGACTTTCCAAACGGTCCACCAGCAGCCTACCAAATCTGTTAGGCTATTTCTCTTCAGATGATGGTTCTTCCTAGCCGTCCATCTATCCCATACTATATTCACCTCATCCCCCATGTCTTGTGATTGTACGCTGTCCACCCCGATTACAATGATAAACTTGGTGAAGACGCACCGAGTGAACAGGTGGTCCACAATTTTGTCTTCCAATCCGCATAGTACGCAGATTGCGTCTTGAATCCATCCTCTCTTAAAGAGCTTATCCTTCGTAGGAGTTCGCTGTTTGAGAACCCGCGAGCAGAATACTTTAacctttagggtgcgtttggttcgcactataaaagattactagtaataaaaagatgtccgaaaatcttattcatattcatcctattactaagaatgtggcattactgtgtttggtttacacggtcatattatttagtcatgttatttaagtttacaaaaaatatacaattaattaatttatttatttatttaattttagataatactataaaaaattttaacatctttttagaaaaaagggagagagaacatatgttagagagagagagagcataattaaagaaataaaaaaaaatagagtcaagattagagggagtgagagagttgagattttagaaaaagaggggaagaaagagcttagtttagagagagaaaaaaagttgaagtttagagagaaaaagataagtttagagagagatatgaggttagagtatgaagaaaaataatactaactagccggcgggtaggaagaaagaaagagataagacatattatgattattccaatccattaatatgaggatactcACCCTCTCTCAAGAGAATGAGATTAATACTTTGGAATGAATcgcattcccaagtaaatctaatattaccaactatcttacttagtgcgtttagctaaacaccgtcatatttttttattcctattggattactaagaatctttaaaagatagcgcgaaccaaacgcactctTAAAGGGATTTTGAGTCTCCATATTCTAGGGGCTCGTGCGTCCCTCGTCCCCCCATCCGTTAATGCCACATAGGTCGATTTCACCGAGAAGAGTCCATCGGCACCTCATCGCCATTGTATTCTGTCCGATGTAGGCTCAACCGAGAGAGGGGAAATCCTTTCCTCCAGCTCCGCGAAAGTGGACCTCGTCTCAAGTCTCTGGTTCGCAGCAACTCCCACAATCCTTTGCTAGTTCCAACTACCCCTCAAAGAACAATCGCTAACTTTTAAGTTTTTCCCCCCAAACAAGAGGTAGGCCGTCGGGAACAAAAGTTTCAGTATGTTATCCCCACACCATCGGTCGAGCCAAAAGTCAGTAGTACGACTGTCGCCTAGTTTGTAGGCCATTCCCCAGGCGAAAATAGAGGTAAGGCTAAGCACCCCCGTCCACTAGCTAGAGTAGGGTCTGAATGTTTTGCCTTCCTTTAAAGGTATTCGTCGTCGATTGTACAGGTCGCGGATCAGCGTATTCCACTGCAATAGGGGAGCTGTGtgaaatttccaccaccatttcaTCAGGAGAGCTTGATTCATACTCGCGACGTCCAAGATACCTAACCCTCCTTCCTTCTTACTTTTGCACACATTCTTCCAAGCCATCAAACAGCCCTTGCCTGCGGCACTGCGCCTTCCGTTCCAGAAAAAGTCCCTTCTAAGTGCTTCAATACTCTTAATCACCCGCTTGGGTGCCTTGAACACTAAAAGGAAGTACAATGGTAAGTTGGTTAAGACCGTGTTTACCAGAATAAGTCTGCCCCCCCTTGAGAGAAGTTTAGCTtgccatccatcaattttgcaATGTAGCTTGTGGATTATCCCCCTCCAGGCCTCTTTAGACGGTGGTTTGGGGAAAAGGGGTAGTCTCAAGTACTTGGTGGGGAAGGTTCCCACTCTACATTTCAGGATTTTTGCTAGTCTAGCTGCTTTATCGTCGTCGCTTCCTAGGTAGAACAATTCCGTTTTCTCTTTGTTGACTTTCAATCCAGAGTCCCATTTGAACAGGCTCCAAACAAATCTGAGATTCCTCATGTACCTTTTCCTTGCCTcgcaaaagaaaaaagtgtcATCCGCGAATTGGATAAGAGAGGTCCTACTTGCCTCAGAAGGTCCCAATCCTTTGAGCAGCGAATTGGAGGCCGCTATGTTAGTCATGCGGGTTAGACACTCCGCTACCAGTAGGAAAAGGAAGGGTGACAACGGATCCCCCTGCCTTACACCTCTCTTCGTCTTGATCCACTTGGTCGGCTCTCCGTTAACAAGAATAGCTACTTTCGCTTTACAGACGCAAAGTTCGATCCACCTGCACCACCTCTCGTCGAATCCCCACCATCGAAGTATGCGAAAAAGAAAAGGCCAGGAAATCGTATCGTAGGCTTTTTCGAAATCGACCTTGACCCCCACACCCTCCACAGCCTTTTTGGTACCCCAAGCGACAAGTTCAGAAACCGTCGCATATGCTTCTGTGATGTTCCTTCCTTTCAGGAAGGCAGACTGCAATGGGGAAATAAGATCCCTCATGACCAGTTCGAGACGGTTGGCTAGAACTTTGGATAGGATCTTTTGAATCTCGTTTATCAGGCTTATAGGGCGAAAGTCATGAGAAGGTACTTGATGATCTTTTAGAAAGTTTGGGTTACTGATCTTCAATCATATTTCAAAAATGATCAGTGATCTTAAACTACACTATAAATTCTTGAAAGATTGTACATAAAATTCTACTCTTACCCCTAATATCTTATGCATGTGTAACAACATAAAGAAGACTACATGAAGTAGTAACAAAATTGTAACTACTCGAATGCTTCTTCGCGCAGTGCATCTCATCACTGTGGACATCGTGCTGGACCGACGGCGACACCCAGAAGAATTTGATCAAGCAATCAGAAGAAAACTTGAGCAATTTAGAGGGGCTACTCGAAGGGAAGAGGTTCTTCGGAGGCGATTCGATCAGACTTGTGGACATTGTTGCGACTTATGTAGCCTATTGGTTCATGTTGGCTCAAGATCAGGTTGCAGGAATAAGCTTGATCAATGAACAGAACCACCCCATTTTGTGTAGGTGGGCTTAAGATTTTGTGAGCTCACCGGTCGTGGCGTCGAGCTTACTGACTAAAGAACGGCTTCTCCCCTTTCTTATGGCTCAAAAGAGAAGCCATGTCTGCGAAAAAAGATTGAATTCTAGTAGTATATATTTTGAGTCAATTTTGATGATATAAACATGGCTATGAATTAGAGGAACAAATTGTACGAAGCGTGTAATCCTAAACTCCTTACATGATGAATTTCCTCTAACCTCATATAAAATGAATGAGTTATTCAGGTGTAATGTGTTATTATTAACCCCTTAAAAATTTCTATGCTGAAATTTATccttcaaaaattccaaattctttcaaataaatcatcaaattaggaatatatataggaaaaaaataaaaaagagaaactttataggaataattTGAAACGAAAGCTAATTATGAAATTCAGTAATTTTCCAAGGATACAGAGGTAGGTAGTGTACGATAGGTTACGGAAAAGTGTGGTGTGTAATAGTTTGATGGGAATTGAGTTTGATCCTTCCACAGCATCTTTGAAATTTCAATCCAAAGTTGATCCTCGGTGGTGCCAGCACGGGCCCTTCTCGTTTTGCGtctccctctcccttttccTCAGAATCCAGCCACATCGAATCCGACCGATCCTGCCGATCCCGCGCATCCCACCGGAGATCCAGCTCCAGATCTTGCCGGAAATCAAATCCCGCCTGGTGGACACCATCATCACCGGACTTTTAGGCCGTttgggacaaaaaaaaaaaaaaaactatggcGTGCATCTGATGCATTCGCACATTCGTACACCGCACTTTTattcttcatttatttcatcttATTAACAAGAGATAAAAAGAACATGTATTCTATTACATAAAGATGGTTCATTATATTATCCAAACACAAATATAGGAGTTCCAATCAAAACCCAAATGATActaaaaaatatgtattaaaaCAACACAGTGCGTACTCCATGTAGTGATATTCCAGCATAAAACAAGGcgaaaaagttaaaactaagaACATTTCACTATTCAGGATCCATCAGAAGTATAGCTTTCAAATTTGTATTGGACTTCCAATTACCTCAGACTATGGATAAGCTTTCCCTCTAAGAAAGGACAAATTTTAATCTCTTACAAGTATAGCAAAATCCAAAAGCCATTTTGCCACTACAATAATAAAGATAAGCTCAATTTACAAACTTCTTTATCCCAACTAAGTGATGTTAAATCTCAGCGTTCACAACGTTTCTAAAAGCCCAATAAGAGCAAGTTCCGTGTCACAGCTGCGCGAAAGAGCCGCAGTCACTACATGAAGAAGGGTCCCTTTCATCCAAAAGCTTTTGTGGGCCATGTATATCTCAGAGGATTCAGTGTCTTATAATAGCTTTCCAAGATAGGGATGGTGCATTTATGTGTGAAAATCTCGGGATTCAAAACATGTTCAGATGATATTACTAGTGGATCCATTGCTTAAATTACTGCATCAATCCTATCCTTTCACATTCTCAGTGGGGAGTGATTTGGACCTGATAAATGCCCTGGTAcattatctatttatctatttatatcCCACATTAAGCACTTAGTTGCAGTGTTGCACCACCACCATACAACTTAGGCTATATATTAACCACTAGCCAAGaacattttagatcatattcaTCAGCAACCATGGTGAAGGAAAGCAAGGTGAGGCTATTCGGCATGTGGGCGAGCCCGGCGGTTCGTCGAGTCGAATGGGCTTTGAAGAAGAAGGGGATTGAATATGAATACGTCGAAGAAGATCTCTCGAATAAGAGTGCTTCTCTTCTTGAGTTCAATCCGATCAACAAGCAAGTCCCGGTGCTCGTGCATGACGGGAGGCCTATTGTTGAGTCGCTCGTCATCATTGAGTACATTGACGAAACTTGGAAGGACAGACCGCTATTGCCGAAGGATCCTTATGAGCGAGCCAAAGCGCGTGTTTGGGCCACATTTACTGAAGATAAGGTGAGTGAAGATAAGGATAGTTCTTTTACTTCACAAAAAGAACTAACCGATGTTTAACTGTGTCTTTGGCAGTGTCGAGATGCGGCAAGAAAAGCCTTCTTTGCAGAAGGAGAAGATCGAGCGAAGGCCATAGAGAACTTGGAGGCAGTGCTGAGAGTACTTGAGAATGAGATAAAAGGAAAGAGGTTCTTCGGCGGAGACGGCATTGGATACACCGACTTGGTTGTGGGGTGGATAGCATTTTGGTTAGGCATCGCGGAGGAGATTGCCTGCTTCAATGTGGTGAATGCTAAGAGGTTCCCTGGAATCGCTTCATGGATTGATAACTTCCTCGAAGATCCGGTGATCAATGCGAACCTTCCTCCCCGCGACAAGGCGGTCGAGTTCTTTCGCAACTACCGCCGTGTTGGTTTAGCTGCATCTAAGTGAATACTCATCTTCTGTTCTCTGTGAGACAAAGATGAGCTTTCTTAGATACTTTGTTTGAAAGGTTATTTCCTCCTCCAAACTTTCGAAGTCTTGTATTGGCCACGTCAGTATCATGTATGCAACATCTTTCAATGTGTGTAGTGGATGGATATGCAAAAATGTTTCATTTAGCTTCACTAGCTAGCACTTTTACGTGTAAAAACATGACTTTTGCTCACAAGAGAATGAAGAGCGTACTAACAAAATACCAATGAAGGCTCAATCGGACGTGTTCATCAACTCAAAATAGAATAGATCAAACAGGTCAACTGAGATTTGACTGGGCTGGGCTAAGTCGACTAAAGCAAATAAATCCAAACCAACCTGAAGTTACTTGGACCATGGTTTTTTGAATTAGGTCCAGCCCATTAAACCGGGTCGAACCTCGTCTAATCAATAAAAAAGTCAGGTATAGTGGGCCAAGTCGGGTAGGTTGGATGTTTTTAATTTGCTCatattatatgaaaataatagAGGTGTAAATGACATATGTCAGTATGGTCCTGGGTGTGATTGGCCCACAGTAATAATCCCATATGAATTTGAGACCATTTTTCGCAAGACCA contains the following coding sequences:
- the LOC109708567 gene encoding probable glutathione S-transferase; its protein translation is MVLDALLDPMYKATYIAREKDHQSSKKLRKRSEMVQELKVFRARGSPFSFRVELALRMKGVDYESVEEDLANKSELLLQYNPIHKKIPVLLHDGKPIAESLVILEYIEETFEGHPILPADPYKKAMARFWAKFIDEKCSPAFWMSCWAEGEEQKNYIAQSNENLDILEDQLRGKKFFGGDSIGLVDISASIIAHWGGVLQEVAGISLINEEQHPILCRWIEDYVNYPTVRECLPAREGLLALFTANKEAIMATKAPVYK